The Nitrosarchaeum sp. genomic sequence CCATCTCAATTAATTGATAACTTGATTTTGTCATCTATCCCAAAACGAGAGATGGTAAATGATATTTTTATTTCGTCAGATGGAACTAATCTGGATTCTATAAAACCAGGAGCTGTTATAGGTACAAGTTCATTGAGACGGGCAGTACAAATAACAAGAAAGAGATCTGATGTTATAGTTCGTCCAATTCGTGGCAACATTGAAACCAGGATTCGAAAAGTCTTTGAAAATGAATTTGATGCCATAGTATTGGCACAAGCAGGTATCACAAGATTGGGAGTAGATACAACATTTACACAATTATCTATTGATGATTTTTCACCATCTCCTGGACAAGGAGCACTTGCTATAGTTTCACGAAAAAATGATTCTGATACAAATTCAATGTTGGCAAAGATTGAAGACTCTGACTCTAGATTAGAAATAGAAGCAGAACGTGCTCTTTCTGACTATGTTGATTCTGGATGTAGATTTCCGATTGGTGCATATGCTAAATCAAATGGCGATGAAATGACTTTGAGTGTATCTGCTTTTTCTGTTGATGGTAAACAATCTCTTTTTGTGAAAAAGTCTGGAAGCAAGTATGATCCTGCATCTCTTGGTAAGGCTGTGGGTATGGAATTACGCAAGAAAGGCGTAAATGACCTTGCAATAAATTGGAGAAAAAAAGTAGAGGAATGGAACAATGACAGGTAAGGTGTATCTCGTTGGAGCTGGTCCTGGTGATAGTAAACTGATCACATTAAGGGCTGTTGAACTATTACAAAAAGCCGATGTTGTATTGTATGATAGACTGGTAAGCAAGAAAATAATCTCAATGATTCCAAAGACTGCTCAAAAAATATACGTTGGAAGGGCAGTAGGGGATGATACCACACACCAGAATAACACCAATGACTTGATGGTAAAATTTGCAAAATCAAAGAAAAACATAGTTCGGCTCAAGGGTGGTGATCCAATA encodes the following:
- the hemC gene encoding hydroxymethylbilane synthase; this encodes MKYVIGARGSQLSIAQTNWVKSELKKINPDAEFEIKTITTKGDTDARPLFTIDQKGIFEKEIDRAVADNEVDFAVHSLKDVPSQLIDNLILSSIPKREMVNDIFISSDGTNLDSIKPGAVIGTSSLRRAVQITRKRSDVIVRPIRGNIETRIRKVFENEFDAIVLAQAGITRLGVDTTFTQLSIDDFSPSPGQGALAIVSRKNDSDTNSMLAKIEDSDSRLEIEAERALSDYVDSGCRFPIGAYAKSNGDEMTLSVSAFSVDGKQSLFVKKSGSKYDPASLGKAVGMELRKKGVNDLAINWRKKVEEWNNDR